Below is a genomic region from Neorhizobium galegae.
AGGTCAGCATCAAGCTGTAGATTACGGCGCTGGCCTTGGCCCCGTCGACCGTATCGCTGAACAACCAGGATTTCCGGCCGGTGGCAAAAACTCTGATGTCACGTTCCAGAATGTTGTTATCGATCGGCATCCTGCCATCGCTGATGTAGTGCGTCAGATAATCCCACCGGTTCAAAGTGTAGGAGACGGCATCGCCGAGCTTGGTATCCGGCACGACCTTTGGGGCGATGCCGTCGAGCCAGTCTCTAGCCAGCCTTTCGATCAGGTAGAGCCGTTCGAAGAACCGGAGCGCCTGTTCCGGCGGTCCGCCCCCCTTTCTTCCTGGTTTTAAGAGCCCCGACGAAGCGCCGCCGTGAATCGGCCATGGGCATCCTACATGGGTCGCATCATCCAATGTGCGCTAGGCTGTGTAGCCGTCACTCATCAGTATATGCCGCGGTAATTGCCAAGGAAGGTCCGGGGGCTAATCCGACCGCGGCCCGGTTGATAATCAAGCAGTGATCGGCTCGTCACTGTCCTGCCGCTGCGACAAGCCCACATATACGATGCGCTGATGGCTTCCTTGTCCTTCTCCTTCAGGACCTGAACCGTCGTCTCGTCGCCATGAATGAGAGGCTGCGATCGCAACCGCAGTTTCAGCGCATCATAGATGCGGTGCAGATGCTTCTCGCTCGAACCGACTAACCAGTGAGCAAGAGCGCCGCGACTGATCGGGACGCCGGCACGCTCGAAATGTCTGAGCCACGCGATAAAGCGGTGTGCCGTCGACATATTTGTGAACGAGGGCAAAGTCCCGCGTCGAGGCCGTGGCGATACTGCCCGGCAGGGGCTGCGTCGGCATTGGCGCGATCACGACAGGCGTGTTGGATTCATCGTCAGAAGTGGAGTGCGTATCCCAGCCAGCCCCGCTGCACCGGAATGGGCCGAAGCCACAGGCCCAGACCGAACCTGCTGGGCCTTCTTTATCCATTTCCGAACGAGATTGGCATTGACGCCTTGTTCCAACGCCAGCCGTGAGACCGAAACGCCGGGCTCTAAACACGCCGCGACAAGCCGACCTCTCGAGGCTGGATCATACCGACGTCGGCCGTCGCGTCCCACGTGCCACACCATAAAAACTAGCTCCTGTCGGCGTCTCGCTTGCCCGGCACGGTCCGGGCCCCGGCGTGGATTTACGTCATAGGGCGTAGTGCATCATCACAAAGAGCTTCTTCCTTCCCGGTGCGATTTGCTGTTCGCTTCGAGTTCCGAAGCGGAGGCGCATTCCCGTCTTTTCTCATCGAAGGGCGGAAAGCGGTGAAGCCTTGAACCGTCAATGGCCTGAATGGTGTGTTGGTGCATTAGGAAGACCAGCGAAGCGAGTGGCGCGCATGAGCTTGTTCTTGAGAAAATCGATGAAATTGCTGGCTCCAGCAGCGTTGGCGCAGATGACCATTGCTTCGATTATCCTTGGTATAATTACATATAACTACCAGGTAGATTTCCTTAATTCTCTTGCTTATACTTTGGTTTGCTTCATTCTTATGCAATCCGGCTATTTCGCGGGTATCTTCTACATGGTATGGTCCGAGGTTAGGCGGAAATCATCGTAGTTTGACTCCTTGGAATGACCGATTTTTATCCTGATCGAAGGGTGAGTTATGACGAACGACATCTGGATATCCATCAGGCTGCGGCTTGAAAGAGAATGGCGGGTGCTTGATCCGGAGCGGATGACCTCGCCGTTGCCGTTGGAAGGAAACCAGGACGATCACGTGCTGCCGGCTTTGCCCAGGCGGCGGCTGCGCATAGGAAGGGTCGATTGAGCCTCGGCCGCCGCGCCAAGTCGGCTCGGTTTTCCGGATGATCCTGTTGATCGCCTGATCCTAGTGTTTCTGATACGTTCCAGGAACAGAACCACGCGCCGATACGGAGCCTGCCATGTCTTATCTCAGCAATGCCAAATACTGGCTGTCTGCGCTATCGGATAGGGACGTTCGTGACGTCGCTCTGCAGATCGACAAAGACGGAATTTTTTGCTCTCCCAACTTCCTGGCAGCCGAAGATCTCAGCCAGATGCAAAATTTTGTCGCCTCCGCGATTACGCGCGAGGGCCGCCAGACGATTTCGCTGAAAAGCGATGAGCTCGCGGGATCAGGCCTCGACGACCTCGGCAATTCCCCGGAATTCAAGGCCCTCTTTTCCCGCCTCTATTCCATCGGCTTAGGCCGGCCTGCGCCTGACGTTAAGTTCTATCAGATTCTTCGCTGCCTTACGGGTAAAAGCGTGACGGAACACTCCTTGATATTTCACTATGATTCCTACGCGATCACGGCCCTGCTACCGATCGAAATCCCGAAATTCGGTAAGCGCGGCGATTTCTTGATTATCCCCAATACCCGCGGAATCCGATCGAACTACCTCTTTAATCTCGCCGACAAAGCGATCCTCGACAATGCGCTCACTCAACGCATCCTGCGCAGCCGCGCACCAGGTGGAAAGGGCATCAAGCATGTGTCGTTGGTTCCGGGCAATCTCTATCTCTTCTGGGGCTATCGCAGCATTCACACGAATGAGCCTGTCGACGAAGGCGCTGTGCGGGCGACGGCGCTGTTCCATTATGCCGATCCGCACGCCGACAGTTACCTGAAGCGGCAGCTCGGCCGGGGTTAATCCGATATTTCCCGTCGCCGACTAGGCCGGGACGACCGCGGCTCCAGGCGACAGGGCGGACTTGTAGACGCTGAGCGTCTCGCGGGCGACGCGTTCGATCGTCAGATTGTTGATATGCAGCTGACTCCGCCCCTTCCACATATCCAGCCGCTCGGGATCCGCCAGCAGGTCGCAGAGAACGGCTGCCAAGGCTTGTGGATCGCGCGGTGGGACAAGGACCCCGGCCTCTCCGAAACCGAGCAGCTGCGGGATGCCATCCACCTCCGTGCCGATCACCGCACAGGCCGCCTCGCGCGCTTCCGACAGGACGAGCGGAGCAGGATCGGCATGGGAAGGAAGCACAAAGATGTCGGCGCCTAACATGTAGGGAAAGGGTTCGTCGATGGCGCCGACAAATGTGATGGCGTTTGCGCAGCCCGTTTCGTTGGCCAATTGCCGGTAGGCGGCTTCGAACAGGCCGCCGCCGGCGATATAAAGATGGCTGTCGGGATATTCCTTGTGCGCCAGGCGGAAGGCTTCCAGGAGGTCGGGCAGCCCTTTTCTGGGATGCAGCCCTCCGACGAAAAGTATGCTTGGACTGCGAAGGGACGCAGGCGTCCTGTCGCGCCCTTCGAACCGAGCCGATCCGATTGTGCCGTTGAGAACGACGTGCAGTTTCGACGCCGCTATGCCGCGCTCCTGCATCGACTTTCCAACGGCTTGGCTAACGGCAATCACACATGTGCCAAGCCCCATCAGCACGGCGCTTTTTTCGAATGCATTGTGAACGGTAGTAATAAGCGGCGTCGACGATAAACGACTGGCGGGGACCGAGAGAACAGCGCTCGTCATCATATGCGCATGCACGATATCCGGCTTCCAGTCGCGGATGAGGCGTCGCAGCGCCCAAAGTGACCTGAGTACGGTGAGAGGCTTTCTCTGCTGATCGACGAAGAACGTTTCTACCCTGTTGCGTGCAAGCAATCCGTCGAAATCGCCTCCACCGCTTGCCATGCAGACAGTGTGGCCGAGCTTTACCTGAGCGCAGGCGAGGTCGACAGCCGCATGCACATTGCCGTTCAATCGCCTGGTGTGGTTCAGAACATGCATGATCCGCATAGGGGGCTCACGGGGTTGTGGGAGAGGATATCAGAAGCGGCGAGGGTGCCTGCTCCTTGTGAGGAGAAGCTTCGATCGCTCCCGGCGGTTGAGGGGCCTTCCGTTCGAATCCGAGGGCGGCTTCCGCATCGAGGGTGGAGACACGTGCCGTCGGCTGGTAGTTGAACCCGCCGTGGCGTCCGTAGGACTGTATTCCAAACGCACGCAGTGCAGCGATGGCTTCATCCGCCTGGCGGGCGGCGTCCCGGCTGTAGACGGGATAGGCATTGGTCAGGACTTGGGCGCCTTCGAGTTTCAGATCCCCTCGAAACAACCCGTTCGCCGAAACATGCGCGCGAAAATCCAACTCGGCCACCTCAACCGGGCTATCCGGTCGATCGGCAACGACTTCGACCGCGAAATATTCCCGCCCGTGGGTCCGGCCGTAGAAGTCGGAATAGACCGTCAACCGCTTCCATGCGCCATCATGCGAGAAGTTGTAGACGATCGGCTGCTGAAAGCCACGCTCTCCGCTGAAGCTGAAATAGAGGCTGATCAGGGTGGTGGTATTGAGAACGTGCTGTCGCTCGACGGCGCACAGGGCCTGCACCCGCTCGATCGGAATCGTCGAAAACAGCCGACCTGCGGTAATCACCCGGCCCTCCAGCCTCAATTGAAAGCCGTTCTCCAATCGATCGATTGCGACTGGTTTGACGCCCAGCGCGAATTGCACCCCTCGTTTCTCCAGGTTTTGTTGAGCGAGCCGGTAAAGAGGCGCAAATCCGGATTTGGGGCGGGCAAGCTGCTTGTTGGTCGGGCCCTGGCGTCGGGTACGAAAAAGGCGACGAGCAAGGTTGCCCAGCGAGGCATGTTCGCTGATCCACAGCATCCTTTTCTTCGCCAGATCGATGTCGATCTGATCAAGCGCGATCCCGTAAAACCTCCGCATATAGGATTCCAGGCCGGACCGCCGGAGAAGCTCGGCGCCGATCCAGTAGCGTGAAAAGTCTCTTGCGTTGCGCATTTCGCGCTGGAACAGGCGTGCATAGAACACCGACCCGAAGATGCGCATCATCCCTTTGGCGCCGGCGCGCAAAATATCATCCCGCAGCGAAATCGGATAATCCGTGACCATTTTCTGGGGGTTCAATCGACCCCAGCGAGGCTCAATCGGCACATAGAGAGGGAGGAGTTCGGGAAAATGCGTCAGTAGGGGGAATCGTCCTGGAAAATCAGGCTTCCCATGTCGAATGTATATCCATTCGTCGACCAGTCCATGTGGTTCCCGCCGATGTGGCCGTATTCGTCGACAATCAGGATTTGCTGACATCCTTGGTTGGCCAACACGGCAGCCGAAACGAGGCCGCTAACCCCCGCTCCCAAAACAATGGCATCATACTCAAGGTCCGCTGCCTTTTGCGGGGTAGGGAACTTCGTCTCCTGCATGCAGGTCTCCATCGTTTGATCTAGTACTTCTGAGTTATTATGGCGAAAGAAATTCAATATATATTTGATACATCTCGTTATTGCTCAAATAAATACCGGAATGGTTATATTTTTGGCAGATATACTAATTGGTATATAGTAATTTAACTTGAAGGCATTTGTCTATGTCTGTTACACTCCGCCATAGGTACGGATGCGTCCTTCTTCTGCGGATGCGTTCGGGGGAAACTTCGGTCAGGGATTTTGGATTGGCGCTGGTCCGTCAAGGCGCGCTTGTTCCGGTAACTTGCGAGGGGAATGCTGGATGCCGCGCTGGAGCCTCGATGATCTCAATCGACCCCTTCATTCCATAGAGCTGATTGCGACAGACGTGTTCGATACCCTCTTGTTGCGCAACGGCCTGTCCCAGCGGTCGCGCATCATTGCGGGTGAAAAGATGTTTGCCCGCTTTCTGCAAGGCCAGGGTTCGCCCATGTGCCCCGACGAACTGATCCGGGCCAGACTGCTTGCCGAAAAGATGGCATATCGTGCCCTGAACATGGGAGGCGGCCGGGGCGAGGTGTGCCTTTCCGATGTCATCTGCCGCCAACTCGCCATTCTCGGGCTGTCGCGCTCCGTAATAGAGAAGCGGATCGCTATCGAGATTGAAATCGAAAAGCGGGCGCTTTTTGCGAATGGCGATTTTGCCATGCTGTTGAGGCGCCATCGTCAAGCCGGTGTGAGGGTCGTGGCGATCACCGATACGGGGCTGTCCGGTGAAAAAGTCGGCGAACTCATCGACCATTTTCACGGCCCCGGCCTCGTGGACAAGATCTATTCAAGCGCGGACCTGAAGGCCAGCAAGCGACAGGGCGATCTGTTTTCTCTGGTTCTGGAGGCTGAAAGGGTGGACGCTTCGCGCACCCTGCACATCGGCGATGACCTCCTTGCCGATTGCCTCGTACCAAAGAGCATGGGGATACAGACCATCCATATGCCGAAGACCCGCCTCAAGCGGCTCGTTTCAAAAGGCAACGGAGCCCTGGCAGAAGGGCTGCGGCAAGTCAGAAGTGGATCGGCCTCCCGCGGGGTGATACCGCCGATCGGCGATCAGGTTCACTTCGGCGAACATGTATTCGGCCCGATCGTCGCAGAATTCTGTCTCTTTTTATGGCTATATGGGCAGCAGGTGAGTTCGGACCGTGATGCGACGATGCTGTTTTGCGCGCGCGGGGGACTTGGCATACGGGAAGCTTTCGAACGCCTCCAATCCGTGCTCGACCTGCCTCTTTCGTTAAAACGCGAGAATATCCTGATTTCGCGCCTGATTGCTGCGCGCTCAGCGGTGGCGGCCAGAAGCCCGGCTGCGCTCGATGAGCTTGCGCGCGAATTCGAATGCGCAAGTTTCGCCGCCGTTGCACATGCGCTCGGTAACGGTTCTTATGATCTCCCCGACGAGTGGCGGCAGGTTTTCGATGCGAGCCGCTTTTTCGACATGCTCGATACGACTGCCGGCAGCGTTGTCGCGCAAGACATCGACAGTCAGAATGCCTGCTTCAAGATCCATATCGGGCAAATCGCAGGTGATGCCAAACGTATTATCCTCTGCGACACCGGGCTCTACGGCAGCACCCAAAGGCTTCTGTCCGCCGGGCTACCGGAGCATCGTTTCGAAACGGTGCAGTTTGCGCGATGCAATTACAAGGGGCTTAGCGAAGACCATTTTCCCAATGTGGCGGGTCTCGTGGTGGAGGATCGCTTCTACAATCCCTTCAAGACGAGGACAGTGGTCCTGCGGTACTGGCACATCATCGAGAGTCTTTTTGAGCCGGCCATACCTTCCGTCAAAACGCTCAGCATGGGACATGACGGCACGGTGCTCGGCAATTCGGGAGAGATTCGCTTCGGCAGGCTCGATCCAGCCGCTGGCAATCCGCTTCTCACCGGCGCGCTACGCTACATCGATGGTCTCTCCAGCGGCGCGCAGGTCCTAGGCGATGCGGATCGAGCCTGGCTGAGACTTAAACAAGCGATCATAAATCCGTCCAAGGCGGACATGGTCGCCTTGGGCGTCGCTCCCCGATCGGTTGATTTCGGGCGAGGTGAATTCATCGCGACGGTTGCACCGGCGACACGAGCCGGGATGGCACGCAAGTTGATGGCGGTGAAATCTCAGCTGTGGCGCGAAGGAGCGATTGCGCAGGAGTTTCCGCGGTTGAAGCCGGCCTTGCTCCGCGCCGTTGGAATGGCGCATGTCCTTCGAGGCTTCTCGGCCAAACTGAACCGTTGAAGCGCATTCGAGGACAATACCAACGACGGAACGAAGCAGGCTTTCTTGTTGGAGCCCGGTAGTGAGACAGAGGCATGGTGAAGAATGCTTGCGTTCGCAGCTCTCAAAGGAGCCAGTTGGCTCGTCTTTTCCCGCTTTGTCGGACGGTTTATCGACTTTTTCAACGTACTCATTCTGGCTCGCCTGTTGTCCCCGGCGGAATTTGGACTGGCGGCGCTCGCAATGGCGCTGGTCGTGGTCATCGATACGGTTCTGGAGGTTCCGGTCACCCAGGCACTGGTGCGACTGCCGGTACTCGATAAGAGCCACCTTGATACCGGCTTCACACTCGGTGTGTTGAGAAGTTCGGCGATCGCCGTGATCTTCCTTGTCGCGACCTGGCCGTATTCGCTGGTGAATGGAAATCCCCTGCTCGTTCCGGTGATCGCCGCCATGGCGCTCGGCCCTATCGCGAAGGGATTCATGAGTCCTGCCATGGTGCATTTTGCCCGCGCGCTCGAATTCCGCCCGACATTCGCGATTGAAACGATCAGCAAGCTCTGCGCTTTTGTGGCCGCTGTCGCCACCGTGGCTGCCGGAGGCGGCTATTGGGCGATCGTCGTCAATTTCGTGACCACCGCATTTGTCGCCACCGTCGCTTCTTATGCCGTGGCCCCTTACAGACCTGCGTTCTCGCTGAACCGGCTCTCCGATTTTGCGGGCTTTATCGGCTGGTTCAGTTCGGCGCAATTGGTGTCCGCCTTGAATTGGCAGTTTGATCGTTTCCTGATCGGCTCTGCCGGAACCAGCGCCATGCTCGGCCGCTACGCCGTTGCAAGTGACATCGCCGTCATCCCGACCCAGAGCATAATCGGCCCGGCGCTGCAGCCGGTCATGGCAGCGTTTTCGCAGATTAGTTCGAATGCGGACCGAATGAGGACGGCTTTCCTCAAGGCAAGCCGTTTCGCGATGCTGATTTCGCTTCCTGTTTGCGTCGGCCTCTCCCTGACGGCAGATCTCGTGACCGCTATCCTGCTCGGAGCGCAATGGAGCGACGCGGCTCCTTATCTCAGCCTGCTCGCCCTTTCAGTCATTCCGATACCGTATTTCCAGACGCTCTATTCGGCGAGCCTCGCTCTCGATCGTCCTTCCGTCATTTTCAGGCTCAATGCGATCGACCTGTGCTTCCGGGTCGTTCTGATCTCTGCCGGCTTCTATCTTTTTTCAGCCCATGGAGCGAGTATTGGCCGAATCCTGGTCGCTTCCGTCATGGCTGTTTTCTACGTTGTCGAGGCGCGGCGGCTGTTCGGGCCGGGGCCATGGCAGCAGCTCCGGAACCTTTGGAAAGTTCTGACTTCCGCGGCGGTCATGGCAATTGCCGTCATCTGGTTGCGAACGGGAATGCCGGCGTCCGGTCTGCCCGTCGCGATACAGCTTATCGCGGTAGCGAGCGCGGGCGCAGCCACCTACCTCGTCACACTGTTCGCGCTGGGCATGCGGATTGCCCTTACAGCCGGAAGACCTGATCTGGTCGATCGATAGTCCGCTCAGGTCAGCGCCCGAATGAGCCCGCGCGTCGAGCGGGTCCCCGCGCCTAGACGATAGGCAAGCGCCTTTCGGGCGCGATCTCTGGGAAGCAGACTGATGGCCGTGAAAAACAGTGTCATGGAAACCTTCATCCGCAGCGGATTTTTGTCCCGCCACAACCGCCCCACAAGCCCAGACAGGCTGGCGAAGGAAATCCGTTCGTCCTCCGCTACCGCAAGATAAAAGCGCCGCTCACGATAGAAATAGGCATGCTCGGCGGATACGAGACCGGACCGATAGCCATAGCCTGGCAGAATCCGGCGTAGATGCTCCGTCCTGGCGACGAATCTCTGAAGATCCCGATGCAAAGCCTGTGTATTCAATTCGTCACCGAAGCCGGAATCGTTGCGGTCATGGACCCGGTAAAGACCGAGCGGCTGCGGCAGGCTCACCACGTCGCCGATGAATGGAGCCGCGAACAGGATAATGCCATCGACAGCCCTGTCATAGTCTGCGTCCTTCAGGAGCTCGCACACGTCGCGTCTGAAAACGTTGCCTGAGGTCGGAGGCGTCGCGTAGACACCGGTACGCAAGACCCGTCCGGCCAGTTCACGCCCTCTGAACGCCTGGAGTTCGGGTATCGGGCCGCTGATGACATTGCCGTCGCCATCGATCCGCTTCAACGGAAACTGAAGTTTCGCGACGCCGTCGTCCAGGTTGGCGATGATCACCTCCAATGCCTCGGGAAGGAGCTCATCATCGGCATCGAGGAACAGGACGAAGGGTGCCTGTGTATGCTCAAGGCCAAAAAGACAGGCCCTGCGTTGACCGCCATTTGCAAGCCGAAACGCACGCACCCCCAGTTCGCGGATCACCTCCCACGAACCATCGGTGGAGCCGTCGTCGATCACGAGGATCTGGCAGTGCCTGCACTTTTGCGAAAGGACGCTTTCAACCGCGCGCCTGATGAATTGCGAATAGTTGAAGCAGGTGATGATGATCGCAAGCTTGCAGATACGGCCCTCCGGATCATCCGTGGATTGTTCAGATCCGGAGCAATCCTGCACCTGTGGAGGTGTTTGCGGGGAAGCCACGGGGCCTGCGGTCATGACCTCACCCTGTTGACTACGGTGCCGATCACCGGCGCGCCGGCGCGCCGTAGCTGGTTGTGAACGTCCTTCACCTCGTCAATTGTCGTGCGTCCGCTCTTTGCGACGATCAAGACGGCATCGGCATGAAATGCCAGCGCCAGCGCATCCAAGGAAGTATCAAGGGCAGGAAGATCGAAGATGACATCTCCCTTCAACCGAGCCGTCTCCAGAATCCGCAATACGCTGGGATGGCGGAAGTCCGCAAAGATATCGATATGCGGGTCCGTCGAGTGGATCGGCAGAGTGGCAATGCCGTCGAGATTGCCGAACGACAGCTGATCCGCCTTCAGACCTGAGATTGCCACGTCGGCCAGGGAGGTTGAGGAACTGGATGTTTCTTCGACCATGGACGGCAGCCCCGAATAGAAGAACGTCACATGGTGGCCGCTTCGGCTCAGAAGCTGCGCCATACTGAGAGATAGGGTCGAAACGCCGGTCGCAGCCGTTGCCCCGATGAATGCAATCACGATGTTTCTTTCCCGCCGTTGTGATGCGCAGGCGACATCGACGGAGGTTTTCAAGTCGCGAATGACGCTGGCG
It encodes:
- a CDS encoding glycosyltransferase family 4 protein, which produces MRIMHVLNHTRRLNGNVHAAVDLACAQVKLGHTVCMASGGGDFDGLLARNRVETFFVDQQRKPLTVLRSLWALRRLIRDWKPDIVHAHMMTSAVLSVPASRLSSTPLITTVHNAFEKSAVLMGLGTCVIAVSQAVGKSMQERGIAASKLHVVLNGTIGSARFEGRDRTPASLRSPSILFVGGLHPRKGLPDLLEAFRLAHKEYPDSHLYIAGGGLFEAAYRQLANETGCANAITFVGAIDEPFPYMLGADIFVLPSHADPAPLVLSEAREAACAVIGTEVDGIPQLLGFGEAGVLVPPRDPQALAAVLCDLLADPERLDMWKGRSQLHINNLTIERVARETLSVYKSALSPGAAVVPA
- a CDS encoding FAD-binding protein, with protein sequence MVTDYPISLRDDILRAGAKGMMRIFGSVFYARLFQREMRNARDFSRYWIGAELLRRSGLESYMRRFYGIALDQIDIDLAKKRMLWISEHASLGNLARRLFRTRRQGPTNKQLARPKSGFAPLYRLAQQNLEKRGVQFALGVKPVAIDRLENGFQLRLEGRVITAGRLFSTIPIERVQALCAVERQHVLNTTTLISLYFSFSGERGFQQPIVYNFSHDGAWKRLTVYSDFYGRTHGREYFAVEVVADRPDSPVEVAELDFRAHVSANGLFRGDLKLEGAQVLTNAYPVYSRDAARQADEAIAALRAFGIQSYGRHGGFNYQPTARVSTLDAEAALGFERKAPQPPGAIEASPHKEQAPSPLLISSPTTP
- a CDS encoding FAD/NAD(P)-binding protein — protein: MQETKFPTPQKAADLEYDAIVLGAGVSGLVSAAVLANQGCQQILIVDEYGHIGGNHMDWSTNGYTFDMGSLIFQDDSPY
- a CDS encoding hydrolase, whose product is MPRWSLDDLNRPLHSIELIATDVFDTLLLRNGLSQRSRIIAGEKMFARFLQGQGSPMCPDELIRARLLAEKMAYRALNMGGGRGEVCLSDVICRQLAILGLSRSVIEKRIAIEIEIEKRALFANGDFAMLLRRHRQAGVRVVAITDTGLSGEKVGELIDHFHGPGLVDKIYSSADLKASKRQGDLFSLVLEAERVDASRTLHIGDDLLADCLVPKSMGIQTIHMPKTRLKRLVSKGNGALAEGLRQVRSGSASRGVIPPIGDQVHFGEHVFGPIVAEFCLFLWLYGQQVSSDRDATMLFCARGGLGIREAFERLQSVLDLPLSLKRENILISRLIAARSAVAARSPAALDELAREFECASFAAVAHALGNGSYDLPDEWRQVFDASRFFDMLDTTAGSVVAQDIDSQNACFKIHIGQIAGDAKRIILCDTGLYGSTQRLLSAGLPEHRFETVQFARCNYKGLSEDHFPNVAGLVVEDRFYNPFKTRTVVLRYWHIIESLFEPAIPSVKTLSMGHDGTVLGNSGEIRFGRLDPAAGNPLLTGALRYIDGLSSGAQVLGDADRAWLRLKQAIINPSKADMVALGVAPRSVDFGRGEFIATVAPATRAGMARKLMAVKSQLWREGAIAQEFPRLKPALLRAVGMAHVLRGFSAKLNR
- a CDS encoding oligosaccharide flippase family protein — protein: MLAFAALKGASWLVFSRFVGRFIDFFNVLILARLLSPAEFGLAALAMALVVVIDTVLEVPVTQALVRLPVLDKSHLDTGFTLGVLRSSAIAVIFLVATWPYSLVNGNPLLVPVIAAMALGPIAKGFMSPAMVHFARALEFRPTFAIETISKLCAFVAAVATVAAGGGYWAIVVNFVTTAFVATVASYAVAPYRPAFSLNRLSDFAGFIGWFSSAQLVSALNWQFDRFLIGSAGTSAMLGRYAVASDIAVIPTQSIIGPALQPVMAAFSQISSNADRMRTAFLKASRFAMLISLPVCVGLSLTADLVTAILLGAQWSDAAPYLSLLALSVIPIPYFQTLYSASLALDRPSVIFRLNAIDLCFRVVLISAGFYLFSAHGASIGRILVASVMAVFYVVEARRLFGPGPWQQLRNLWKVLTSAAVMAIAVIWLRTGMPASGLPVAIQLIAVASAGAATYLVTLFALGMRIALTAGRPDLVDR
- a CDS encoding glycosyltransferase family 2 protein, translated to MTAGPVASPQTPPQVQDCSGSEQSTDDPEGRICKLAIIITCFNYSQFIRRAVESVLSQKCRHCQILVIDDGSTDGSWEVIRELGVRAFRLANGGQRRACLFGLEHTQAPFVLFLDADDELLPEALEVIIANLDDGVAKLQFPLKRIDGDGNVISGPIPELQAFRGRELAGRVLRTGVYATPPTSGNVFRRDVCELLKDADYDRAVDGIILFAAPFIGDVVSLPQPLGLYRVHDRNDSGFGDELNTQALHRDLQRFVARTEHLRRILPGYGYRSGLVSAEHAYFYRERRFYLAVAEDERISFASLSGLVGRLWRDKNPLRMKVSMTLFFTAISLLPRDRARKALAYRLGAGTRSTRGLIRALT